A single region of the Syngnathus acus chromosome 6, fSynAcu1.2, whole genome shotgun sequence genome encodes:
- the adck2 gene encoding uncharacterized aarF domain-containing protein kinase 2, whose translation MAVALLGARAVLLNLRTSLHRASLFGRTRFVQTSRSFRVKRMHALTNIPKVALLCWGTVSASSAQCQQASLPAQITTKKSLAKFQVDKLVFLLRLGLRAIVLFLKFSPILLLSPLVLVSARWASCWLDALLWVTESSGPAFIKLGQWASTRRDIFPQEFCDRFSRLHVKVHPHSWAHTKQCLKRAFGEDWKNVLVFESKKPVGSGCVAQVYRGWANKDQVEDPDFQMLVDELDREDLLEAWEIPGLSGVPSSLWKLWKGGSEEDEEVLHEHNASQKDHLIPVAIKVLHPGLRRQVEMDLMLMKAASCFLHCLPGLKWLSLREIVDEFEKLMTKQIDLRFEAKNIERFRENFRNVDYVKFPTPLRPFVTRAILVETFEESEPISEYLSAETPQEVKQRIARMGVDTLLKMVFVDNFVHADLHPGNILVQRCGPAAGSLDVPGGDGGKTTLTDLWDTVVVSVRPEPCPFQLVLLDAGIVAQLSSRDLDNFKAVFTAVVRRQGERVAELILHHARANECKDVPRFKKEMAELVDVALSRTLSLGKIQVADLLSRVFGLLIKHKVKLESNFASIVFAIMVLEGLGRSLDPNLDILELAKPLLLKNCASLV comes from the exons ATGGCAGTGGCGTTGTTAGGGGCGAGAGCGGTTCTTCTCAACCTGAGGACCAGCCTCCATAGAGCAAGCCTTTTTGGTCGAACCAGATTCGTCCAGACGTCCAGGTCATTTCGAGTTAAGAGGATGCACGCTCTGACCAACATCCCCAAGGTTGCATTGCTGTGTTGGGGCACAGTCAGTGCATCCTCAGCCCAATGCCAACAAGCCTCTCTGCCAGCCCAAATCACCACCAAGAAGTCTCTTGCCAAGTTTCAAGTGGACAAACTGGTCTTTCTCCTCCGCCTGGGCCTGCGTGCGATTGTGCTGTTCCTGAAATTCTCTCCCATCTTGCTCCTCTCCCCTTTGGTTCTGGTCTCCGCTCGCTGGGCTTCGTGCTGGTTGGACGCCCTGCTGTGGGTAACCGAAAGCTCCGGCCCGGCCTTCATTAAACTTGGACAGTGGGCCAGCACCAGGCGGGACATCTTCCCTCAGGAGTTCTGCGACCGCTTCTCCAGACTCCACGTCAAGGTGCATCCTCATTCCTGGGCCCACACCAAGCAATGTCTCAAGAGGGCTTTCGGGGAGGACTGGAAGAACGTGCTGGTGTTTGAGAGCAAGAAGCCGGTGGGCTCGGGCTGCGTAGCGCAGGTTTACCGCGGCTGGGCCAACAAGGACCAGGTGGAGGACCCGGACTTCCAGATGCTGGTGGACGAGCTGGACAGGGAGGATCTTCTGGAAGCGTGGGAGATTCCCGGTTTGAGTGGCGTGCCGAGCTCTCTGTGGAAACTCTGGAAGGGCGGAAgcgaggaagatgaagaggtGCTGCATGAGCACAACGCCTCACAGAAGGATCACTTGATACCCGTGGCCATCAAG GTGCTCCATCCCGGCCTGAGACGGCAGGTGGAGATGGACCTGATGCTGATGAAGGCCGCTAGCTGCTTTCTGCACTGCCTGCCCGGACTCAAGTGGCTCAGCCTGCGCGAGATAGTCGACGAGTTTGAGAAGCTCATGACCAAGCAG ATTGACCTCCGCTTCGAGGCCAAGAACATTGAACGTTTTCGTGAAAATTTCCGCAACGTGGATTATGTGAAGTTCCCCACTCCGTTGAGGCCTTTTGTCACCAGAGCGATTCTGGTGGAAACGTTTGAA GAGAGCGAGCCCATCTCGGAGTACCTGAGCGCCGAGACTCCTCAGGAGGTGAAGCAAAGGATTGCCAGGATGGGAGTTGACACTCTGCTAAAAATG gTTTTTGTGGATAACTTTGTCCATGCCGACCTGCATCCGGGCAACATCCTGGTGCAGCGTTGCGGACCAGCCGCCGGCTCCTTAGACGTCCCCGGAGGAGACGGCGGGAAGACCACCCTGACCGACCTGTGGGACACGGTGGTGGTGAGCGTCCGACCCGAGCCGTGTCCCTTCCAGCTGGTGCTGCTGGACGCCGGAATCGTGGCCCAGCTCAGCAGCCGCGATCTGGACAACTTCAAGGCCGTCTTCACCGCCGTTGTGCGGCGCCAG GGTGAGCGAGTAGCAGAGCTGATCCTCCATCACGCTCGCGCTAACGAGTGCAAAGACGTGCCGCGCTTCAAAAAGGAGATGGCGGAATTGGTGGACGTAGCCCTCAGCAGAACCCTCTCCCTGGGAAAG ATCCAAGTGGCCGACCTGCTCTCCAGAGTCTTCGGCCTGCTCATCAAACACAAG GTGAAGTTGGAGAGTAACTTTGCATCCATCGTGTTTGCCATCATGGTGCTCGAGGGACTCGGTCGCTCCTTGGACCCCAATTTGGACATCTTGGAGTTGGCCAAACCGCTGCTGCTCAAAAACTGTGCCTCCCTTGTATAA